A window from Salmo trutta chromosome 29, fSalTru1.1, whole genome shotgun sequence encodes these proteins:
- the LOC115167354 gene encoding tight junction protein ZO-1 isoform X3 gives MSAKTASKSAAMEETVIWEQHTVTLHRAPGFGFGIAISGGRDNPHFQSGETSIVISDVLKGGPAEGLLSENDRVVMVNAVSMDNVEHAYAVQQLRKSGKNAKITIRRKRKVQIPVSRPGDRETMSEHEEEDTDEDDGYEQHSGRSGPTSAYGAASGGTASRRTNERERSNSSRREHSASRERSISPRSGRSQGSSTPSRPAKVTLVKSRKNEVEYGLRLASHIFVKDISPESLAARDGNIQEGDVVLKINGTVTENLSLIDAKKLIERSKGKLKMVVQRDDRATLLNIPDMDDSIPSGNNSDRDDISEIHSLTSDHSTRSHDRARGSRSRSPTRSEPSDPSRHSPRQISNGSHRSRDEERISKPGVMSTPVKGSQEALIQAISDQPLAREDKLPPLPEPKPVYAQPGQPDVDLPVSPSDAPVPSAGHDDSILRPSMKLVKFKKGESVGLRLAGGNDVGIFVAGVLEDSPAAKEGLEEGDQILRVNNVDFANIIREEAVLFLLDLPRGEEVTILAQKKKDVYRRIVESDVGDSFYIRTHFEYEKESPYGLSFNKGEVFRVVDTLYNGKLGSWLAIRIGKNHQEVERGIIPNKNRAEQLSSVQYTLPKTPGGDRADFWRFRGLRTSKRNLRKSREDLSAQPVQTKFPAYERVVLREAGFLRPVVIFGSIADVAREKLAREEPDLFELAKTQQHEGVEKSEPKDAGKDQRSSGIIRLHTIKQIIDRDRHAVLDITPNAVDRLNYAQWYPIVVFLNPDSKQGVKTMRTRLCPESRKSARKLYERALKLRKNNHHLFTTTINMNNMNDGWYGALKETIQQQQNQLVWVSEGKADGAPDDDLDLHDDRLSYLSAPGSEYSMYSTDSRHTSDYEDTDTEGGAYTDQELDETLNDEVGLPTEPAITRSSEPVREDPPVIQEPLGYGGYQHTVQPDPLNRINPAGFKAPAAQQNEKAEAVPATMPILPQQPEQPVLLAETEAAPPAVDNTVNGVAGLSHGLSLGPIAAPQSEPSPGPGPEADWLRMPTPDLAQPLAPAPTLEPEPLQSGPPSSEPQMYKKDPYLEEPVRVNHGGVKPSPATGPPMTYESQPPYQDQHPYRDYDHPPNRYDGGGYLEPKYRNFDSQLHHEKSVPHYDDQWPPYNQQTSGPPPHQQQQAPGPGYDPRLSYEDGPERDYSPPQPRYDEAPLGYNGRPRYGKPAGPGPIRYDESPPSGPGGYAPLRYDQEPHPYPPATRSPEPPKQYYQGEPAQRPGPGPAYNQAPPQHRGYKPPPQQYEPIMNFDAPVPAPKPQPEALRPSPGEVLLTTAPNLLPPPPRVEPEDDPAIRAQSVLSRVKMFENKRSVSVDRAKEAVDAFGLRSADLPTKPGASIPKANSLSNLDQEKSFRVPEPQKPREVSDDDIVRSNHYDPDEDEEYYRKQLSYFDRRSLDTSKAPPQTTPVIATKPAAQPQAHPGYNYPRAESVEKVSPVERRYEPVPQVTPAAPPAILPKPTSPEDPHDFPKADTVMTNYLPQKSYPEKSPVNGTAMKDQPKAPANTSYNRYVPKPYTNSAKPFERKFDSPKFNHNLLPNNKTDLAPAIKAPANSTAPAKPQISPQPTDLDSGMDTFTRTMDNRSKYQHNNINAVPKAIPVSPSALEDDDEDEGHTVVATARGVFNCNGGVLSSIETGVSIIIPQGAIPEGVEQEIYFKVCRDNSILPPLDKEKGETLLSPLVMCGPHGLKFLKPVELRLPHCASMTPDGWSFALKSSDSSSGDPKSWQNQSLPGDPNYLVGANCVSVLIDHF, from the exons gCCCCAGGGTTTGGGTTCGGCATAGCCATCTCAGGGGGCCGGGACAACCCTCACTTCCAGAGTGGTGAGACTTCCATTGTCATCTCCGACGTCCTGAAGGGAGGCCCAGCAGAAGGACTCTTATC GGAAAATGACCGTGTGGTAATGGTCAACGCGGTGTCCATGGACAACGTAGAGCATGCGTACGCAGTGCAGCAGCTTCGGAAGAGTGGAAAGAATGCAAAAATA acaatCCGAAGAAAACGGAAGGTTCAGATCCCGGTGTCTCGCCCGGGGGACAGGGAGACTATGTCCGAGCATGAGGAAGAGGACACGGATGAAGACGATGGTTACGAGCAGCACAGCGGCCGCAGCGGGCCCACCAGCGCCTACGGAGCGGCAAGCGGCGGCACGGCCAGCAGGCGGACGAACGAGCGTGAACGCAGCAACAGCAGCCGGCGGGAACACAGTGCCTCGCGAGAGAGGAGCATCTCGCCCCGCTCCGGCCGATCCCAAGGGTCCTCTACACCGTCCCGCCCCGCCAAAGTCACCCTTGTCAAGTCCCGCAAGAATGAAG tAGAGTATGGTCTGCGTTTGGCCAGCCACATCTTTGTGAAGGACATCTCCCCAGAGAGCCTGGCAGCACGGGACGGAAACATCCAGGAGGGAGACGTGGTGCTGAAG ATTAACGGCACGGTGACAGAGAACCTGTCGCTGATAGATGCTAAGAAGCTGATCGAGAGGTCAAAGGGCAAGTTAAAGATGGTTGTGCAGAGAGACGACAGAGCCACGTTGCTCAACATCCCCGATATGGACGACAGCATTCCCTCCGGCAACAACTCCGACCGAGACG ACATTTCAGAAATTCATTCACTGACATCAGACCATTCCACTCGATCCCATGATCGAGCACGGGGCAGTCGATCCCGCTCCCCTACCCGGTCTGAGCCCTCGGACCCCTCCCGACACTCACCACGGCAGATTAGCAACGGCAG TCACAGAAGTCGAGATGAGGAGAGGATTTCCAAGCCCGGGGTGATGTCGACTCCTGTTAAAGGTTCCCAGGAGGCCCTAATCCAGGCCATCAGTGACCAGCCACTGGCCAGAGAGGACAAACTGCCCCCGCTGCCAG AACCAAAGCCAGTGTATGCCCAGCCTGGCCAGCCTGATGTGGACCTTCCAGTCAGCCCCTCTGACGCCCCAGTGCCCAGCGCTGGTCATGATGACAGCATCCTCAG GCCGAGTATGAAGCTGGTGAAGTTTAAGAAGGGGGAGAGTGTCGGCCTGAGGCTGGCCGGAGGGAACGACGTGGGCATCTTTGTAGCCGGAGTCCTGGAGGACAGCCCAGCTGCCAAGGAAGGTCTGGAGGAAGGAGACCAGATTCTCAGG gtAAACAACGTAGACTTTGCTAACATCATCCGAGAGGAGGCTGTGCTGTTCCTCCTAGACCTTCCCAGGGGTGAAGAGGTCACCATTCTGGCCCAGAAGAAGAAGGATG TTTACCGTCGGATAGTGGAGTCAGATGTGGGCGACTCGTTCTACATCCGGACCCACTTTGAGTATGAGAAGGAGTCTCCGTACGGCCTGAGCTTCAACAAGGGAGAGGTGTTCCGTGTAGTGGACACCCTCTACAACGGCAAGCTGGGCTCCTGGCTCGCCATACGCATTGGCAAGAACCAccaggaggtggagagaggcatCATCCCCAACAAGAACAG GGCAGAGCAGTTGTCCAGTGTGCAGTACACCCTCCCCAAAACGCCAGGGGGCGACAGGGCTGACTTCTGGAGGTTCCGTGGTCTGCGGACCTCCAAGAGGAACCTGAGGAAGAGCAGAGAGGACCTGTCTGCCCAGCCGGTCCAGACCAAGTTCCCTGCCTATGAGAGGGTGGTGCTGAGAGAGG CTGGGTTCCTGAGGCCTGTGGTGATCTTTGGGTCCATCGCAGATGTGGCAAGAGAGAAGCTGGCCAGAGAGGAGCCTGACCTGTTTGAGCTAGCCA AAACACAGCAACATGAAGGAGTGGAAA AGAGTGAGCCCAAAGACGCAGGAAAAGACCAGCGCAGCTCCGGGATCATTCGCCTCCACACCATTAAACAGATCATTGACCGG GACCGTCATGCTGTGCTGGACATCACCCCCAACGCAGTGGACCGTCTGAACTACGCCCAGTGGTACCCCATCGTGGTGTTCCTCAACCCGGACAGCAAGCAGGGCGTCAAGACCATGAGAACCAGGCTGTGCCCCGAGTCCAGGAAGTCAGCCAGGAAACTCTACGAGAGAGCCCTCAAACTGAGGAAGAACAACCACCACCTCTTCACCA CCACCATTAACATGAATAATATGAATGACGGGTGGTATGGTGCCCTGAAGGAGACCATTCAACAGCAGCAGAACCAGCTGGTGTGGGTTTCAGAGGGAAAG GCGGACGGTGCTCCAGATGATGACCTGGATCTGCATGATGACCGTCTGTCGTACCTGTCGGCTCCGGGCAGTGAGTACTCCATGTACAGCACGGACAGCCGCCACACCTCCGACTACGAGGACACGGACACAGAGGGTGGGGCCTACACCGACCAGGAACTAGACGAGACGCTGAACGACGAGGTGGGCCTGCCCACTGAGCCCGCCATCACCCGCTCCTCGGAGCCTGTCCGAGAGGACCCGCCAGTAATCCAGGAGCCCCTGGGGTACGGCGGGTACCAGCACACAGTGCAGCCCGACCCCCTGAACCGGATCAACCCAGCCGGATTCAAGGCACCAGCGGCCCAGCAG AATGAGAAAGCAGAGGCTGTTCCGGCCACCATGCCTATCCTCCCCCAGCAGCCTGAGCAGCCTGTGTTACTGGCTGAGACAGAGGCAGCGCCCCCTGCTGTCGACAACACTGTAAATGGTGTAGCTGGTTTGAGCCATGGTTTAAGCCTTGGCCCTATCGCTGCTCCCCAGAGCGAACCCAGCCCAGGCCCCGGCCCCGAGGCTGACTGGCTTAGGATGCCCACCCCTGATCTAGCTCAGCCCCTGGCCCCGGCCCCAACGCTAGAACCCGAACCCCTACAATCCGGACCGCCCAGTTCAGAACCACAG ATGTACAAGAAGGATCCCTACCTGGAGGAGCCAGTCAGAGTGAACCATGGTGGTGTAAAGCCGTCTCCGGCGACGGGGCCGCCCATGACCTACGAGTCCCAGCCTCCGTACCAGGACCAACACCCATACAGAGATTACGATCACCCGCCTAACCGCTACGACGGGGGTGGCTACCTGGAACCAAAGTATCGTAACTTCGACTCTCAACTGCACCACGAGAAAAGCGTGCCTCACTACGATGACCAGTGGCCTCCCTACAACCAGCAGACCTctggcccaccaccccaccagCAACAGCAAGCCCCTGGGCCTGGCTACGACCCCCGGCTGTCCTACGAAGACGGACCCGAGCGAGACTACAGCCCTCCTCAGCCGCGCTACGATGAGGCCCCACTGGGCTACAACGGACGACCTCGCTACGGAAAGCCTGCAGGACCAGGACCCATCCGCTACGATGAGTCTCCTCCATCCGGCCCAGGGGGCTACGCTCCTCTACGTTACGACCAGGAGCCTCACCCGTATCCCCCTGCAACACGCTCTCCAGAGCCCCCTAAACAGTACTACCAGGGGGAGCCTGCCCAGCGGCCAGGACCTGGGCCTGCCTACAACCAGGCACCACCTCAGCACCGAGGCTACAAGCCCCCGCCCCAACAGTATGAACCCATCATGAACTTTGACGCCCCCGTGCCCGCACCCAAACCACAACCAGAGGCTCTCCGTCCCTCACCTGGGGAGGTGCTGCTCACTACAGCCCCCaatctccttccccctccccccagAGTGGAGCCGGAGGACGACCCGGCCATAAGGGCCCAGtcggtgttgtccagggtcaagATGTTTGAAAACAAGCGCTCTGTGTCTGTGGACCGAGCCAAGGAGGCAGTGGACGCCTTCGGGCTCAGG TCAGCAGATCTGCCCACCAAACCAGGTGCGTCCATTCCTAAAGCCAACTCTCTCAGCAATCTGGACCAGGAGAAGTCGTTCAG AGTCCCTGAGCCTCAGAAGCCCCGGGAGGTGTCCGATGATGACATAgtgcgctctaaccactatgacCCAGATGAAGACGAGGAGTACTACAGGAAACAGCTGTCCTACTTTGACCGGCGCAGCTTGGACACAAGCAAGGCACCTCCTCAGACAACACCTGTCATCGCAACCAAACCTGCTGCTCAACCACAAGCACATCCTGGATACAACTACCCCAG GGCAGAGTCAGTGGAGAAGGTCAGTCCTGTGGAGAGGAGATATGAACCCGTTCCCCAGGTTACCCCTGCTGCCCCACCTGCCATACTACCCAAACCCACCTCACCTGAGG ATCCTCATGACTTTCCTAAAGCAGACACAGTCATGACCAACTACCTGCCCCAGAAGAGTTACCCTGAGAAGTCTCCAGTGAACGGTACGGCAATGAAGGACCAGCCCAAGGCCCCGGCCAATACCAGCTACAACCGCTACGTCCCCAAGCCCTACACTAACTCCGCCAAGCCCTTTGAGAGGAAGTTTGACAGCCCCAAGTTCAACCACAACCTGCTGCCCAACAACAAAACAGACCTGGCCCCAGCCATCAAGGCCCCAGCCAACAGCACAGCCCCAGCCAAGCCCCAGATCTCCCCCCAGCCTACAGACCTGGACTCTGGCATGGACACCTTCACACGCACCATGGACAACAGGTCCAAGTACCAGCACAACAACATCAACGCTGTGCCCAAGGCCATCCCTGTCAG CCCCAGTGCTctggag